A genomic window from Betta splendens chromosome 17, fBetSpl5.4, whole genome shotgun sequence includes:
- the yeats2 gene encoding YEATS domain-containing protein 2 isoform X3: MHSSKAKAVMSGIKRKIEDNDPDYEDVSLIQNSKRNKAAEHNAREATVQKIEAIIRKQFSLEMKNKEHEIDVISQRLNDARRMMDKLRACIVANYYANVGITKVSEHSSKSDPAVLNHPAIRRFLESPSRSSSPLNQGSETLSLGHSESEFLSHHGEGADRDGTWREDMSRHERRPGRNTGKDTFGVPSSVGAEQRVTYHTTGDEASRLYVKKTIVVGNVSKYIPPDKREENDQSTHKWMVYVRGSRREPSIDHFVKKVWFFLHPSYKPNDLVEVSEPPFHLTRRGWGEFPVRIQIHFKDPRNKRIDIIHQLKLDRTYTGLQTLGAETVVDVELHRNSFGQDYIHQPSSSNVMHRAASPTSGTSQSGRCTSPLSHDHSVDKGEIGKSAGSHSSGPTAGERTPTRPKASDRITLGSHGNSAFQPITSSCKIVPQGQSPSPAESPGKSFQPITMSCKIVSGSPISTPSHSPLPRTPTTSTPAHSKQSSSSVLNNPYIIVDKPSQVISMASSSAASTASPAAKPCSVQGTRSPGPKVHTGSFLPSGVKVIIKQEPGEVSTQQQQMVSTVTSQQQPATTAHQFVAVKGGHMISVSAQKQAAGATTSKMLGIPVSSTLQSAVKQVAISSGQILVAKGNPTVSKVVGGKQVLAQGVAKAIVSGTSGISGQQAATKAASGTSGKSGVMATLQLPANNLANLANLPPGTKLYLTTNSKNPSGKGKLLLIPQGAILRASSASQQSQSSSSASAGASQTSSSSSSSSSLPSNLSYTSYILKQTPQGTFLVGQPAQGSGKQSGSTSTGHTASSPALTQQAIRVTAGQKAAILAQVVGSSQGAQVKMSDGSVKTVTAASGHLSKPGTTTLRMTGGVITAASSTPGSISATAAAASSQQQQAAEGGKSASQHALLVAANQSAVISAAKSASAASSSTSKAAAATLVKGNSATMTKSSVGSAGAAVSVAKGVTNMPVVSMSKSATVGTVVGASKSSGTSLTTAASLVSSIAAGGGKTGAALSGMLKIHSGGSSSQQTVLTIPANQIKQLGVGTGSGGLQTIFMPVGKVSKGSVSTSASSSATPGAAGAGASPSPTSQTPPSLALPLAQVKTEPGAGTAVTAGPSNPVTAPGHVASAAMTVKQEQGADSTAHDLINTEHIETMMQLLTAVVKKFPLIVPDKTEDSHPFCASSIEQYYSWNIGKRRASELQRAVAVKRVVQDVLDRSPRLQALTPPKTREVVQWCRQRGYTPPDPEPQRKNDDESIEDILTQIDNEPAECPSTLSGYEELVLRLEQMQALLKPEPEEDNEIVDIVTMTPPCQKLKVKEEEQETDTEPKFFLGPCVSAQFVSETAQQIGVTFQPVEVEKNVFAPAVEAMILKATEQFASDILREALAGAYAKSPQNRAPREITAMNIHQAVSSIPTCDFLTNTHLGYMAKDS; this comes from the exons ATGCATTCGTCTAAAGCAAAG GCTGTCATGTCAGGAATTAAAAGGAAAATAGAAGACAATGATCCTGACTACGAGGACGTTTCTCTTATTCAGAACAGCAAGAGAAACAAGGCAGCTGAACATAATG CCCGAGAAGCCACTGTACAGAAGATTGAAGCCATCATCAGGAAGCAGTTTTCCTTGGAGATGAAGAACAAAGAGCATGAGATAGATGTGATAAGTCAG CGACTTAATGATGCCAGGAGAATGATGGACAAGCTTAGGGCATGTATAGTTGCCAATTACTACGCCAACGTTGGGATAACAAAGGTCTCAGAG CATTCCTCTAAGAGTGACCCTGCCGTGCTCAACCATCCTGCCATCCGTCGCTTCCTGGAGTCCCCGTCccgttcttcttctcctctaaACCAGGGCTCTGAGACGCTTTCTCTGGGCCACTCAGAATCGGAGTTCCTCTCGCATCATGGAGAGGGAGCGGACAGAGATGGAACATGGAGAGAGGATATGAGCCGGCACGAGCGCAGACCCGGGCGCAATACGGGCAAA GATACATTTGGTGTCCCATCGTCtgtgggagcagagcagagggtgACCTATCACACTACTGGAGATGAAGCCTCTAGACTCTACGTTAAGAAGACAATAGTAGTGGGGAATGTATCCAA GTACATTCCTCCTGACAAGCGTGAAGAAAATGACCAGTCTACCCATAAGTGGATGGTGTATGTCAGAGGTTCCAGAAGAGAACCCAGCATAGACCATTTTGTGAAGAAAGTCTGGTTCTTCTTGCATCCCAGCTACAAACCCAACGACCTTGTTGAAGTCAG TGAGCCTCCCTTTCATTTAACACGTCGCGGCTGGGGTGAGTTTCCTGTGAGAATCCAGATCCACTTCAAAGACCCTCGCAACAAACGTATTGACATCATTCACCAACTAAAG CTGGACAGAACATATACTGGGCTACAGACTCTTGGGGCAGAAACT GTGGTTGATGTGGAGCTGCATAGAAACTCTTTTGGACAAGACTATATTCATCAGCCTTCCTCCTCCAATGTGATGCACAGAGCAGCCAGTCCCACCTCAGGCACCTCCCAAAGTGGTCGCTGCACTTCGCCACTTTCACACGATCACAGTGTTGACAAAG GtgagattggaaaatctgcaggGAGCCACAGCTCAGGCCCCACTGCTGGTGAACGCACCCCGACTCGACCCAAGGCCAGTGACAGGATCACCCTGGGTTCCCATGGCAACTCGGCTTTCCAGCCTATCACATCAAGTTGTAAAATTGTCCCACAAGGGCAGTCGCCCAGTCCTGCAGAGTCTCCTGGGAAATCATTCCAACCAATCACAATGAGCTGTAAAATTGTGTCAG GGTCTCCTATTTCCACCCCAAGCCACTCCCCACTTCCACGCACGCCCACCACCTCCACGCCTGCACACAGCAAGCAGAGTTCTTCATCAGTGCTCAACAATCCTTATATCATTGTTGACAAGCCAAGCCAGGTGATCAGCATGGCTTCCTCATCTGCTGCCTCCACAG CGAGCCCTGCAGCCAAACCGTGTTCTGTTCAAGGGACTCGTTCTCCAGGCCCCAAAGTTCACACTGGCTCATTTCTTCCATCTGGCGTGAAG GTTATTATTAAGCAAGAGCCAGGAGAAGtctcaacacagcagcagcagatggtttCCACAGTAACCAGCCAGCAGCAACCTGCCACTACAGCACACCAGTTTGTGGCAGTGAAGGGGGGTCACATGATCTCTGTGTCAGCCCAGAAACAGGCAGCAGGCGCCACAACTAGCAAG ATGTTAGGGATTCCTGTTAGCTCGACACTTCAGTCTGCAGTCAAACAGGTGGCTATTAGCAGTGGACAGATTTTGGTCGCCAAGGGCAACCCCACCGTCTCCAAGGTAGTTGGTGGGAAGCAGGTTTTGGCACAGGGAGTCGCTAAAGCCATTGTCAGTGGAACCAGTGGCATTTCTGGTCAGCAGGCTGCTACCAAAGCAGCAAGTGGTACAAGTGGCAAGAGTGGAG TGATGGCTACTCTTCAGCTGCCGGCCAATAACCTGGCCAATCTGGCTAATTTGCCCCCGGGCACCAAACTCTACCTGACTACCAACAGTAAGAATCCCTCAGGGAAAGGAAAGCTGCTTCTCATCCCTCAGGGAGCAATCCTCCGAGCTTCTAGCGCAA GTCAGCAGTCCCAAAGCAGCTCATCGGCAAGCGCTGGGGCCTctcagacctcctcctcctcctcctcatctagCAGTCTGCCTTCCAACCTCTCCTACACATCCTATATTCTTAAACAAACCCCACAG GGTACATTTCTTGTTGGTCAGCCAGCGCAGGGCTCAGGGAAGCAGAGTGGTTCCACCTCAACAGGTCACACAGCATCATCACCAGCACTTACCCAGCAAGCAATTAGAGTGACTGCTGGACAAAAGGCAGCCATACTGGCTCAG GTGGTGGGTAGCTCTCAGGGTGCACAGGTCAAGATGTCTGATGGCTCAGTTAAGACAGTAACCGCAGCATCAGGCCACTTGTCCAAGCCAGGAACGACCACATTGAGGATGACAGGTGGAGTCATCACCGCTGCTAGTTCCACCCCAGGCTCCATCagtgctacagcagcagcagcatccagccAACAACAACAG GCTGCCGAAGGTGGAAAGTCAGCCTCTCAGCACGCGCTACTGGTGGCGGCCAATCAATCAGCAGTAATCAGTGCAGCTAAGAGTGCCAGCGCTGCGAGCAGCAGTACATCAAAGGCGGCTGCAGCCACTTTGGTCAAAGGCAACTCTGCCACAATGACAAAAAGTTCCGTGGGTTCAGCGGGAGCTGCAGTAAGTGTTGCAAAAGGCGTCACCAACATGCCCGTCGTCAGCATGTCTAAGAGCGCCACGGTGGGGACGGTGGTGGGCGCCTCCAAAAGCAGTGGCACGTCGCTGACCACCGCGGCCTCTTTAGTCAGCAGCATAGCAGCGGGAGGAGGCAAGACTGGTGCCGCTCTGTCCG ggATGCTAAAAATCCACTCTGGAGGTTCAAGCTCCCAGCAGACAGTCTTAACCATCCCAGCCAATCAGATAAAGCAGCTGGGGGTTGGCACTGGATCTGGAGGGCTGCAGACCATATTCATGCCTGTTGGGAAAG TGTCTAAAGGCTCAGTCTCcacttctgcttcctcttctgccacacctggagcagctggagctggagcctccCCAAGTCCTACCAgccagacccccccctcccttgcTCTGCCTCTGGCACAAG TGAAGACGGAGCCGGGTGCTGGCACAGCTGTTACAGCTGGTCCATCAAACCCGGTGACTGCTCCTGGTCACGTAGCCTCTGCTGCTATGACTGTGAAGCAAGAACAAGGGGCAGATAGTACTGCACACGACCTCATCAA CACTGAGCACATAGAGACCATGATGCAGCTGTTGACAGCTGTGGTGAAGAAATTTCCTCTGATTGTTCCAGATAAGA ccGAGGACTCCCATCCATTCTGTGCATCTTCGATAGAACAGTATTATTCCTGGAATATTGGCAAGCGCAGAGCATCAGAG CTTCAGCGAGCAGTGGCAGTGAAGCGCGTTGTCCAGGACGTGTTGGACCGCTCGCCCCGACTACAAGCTCTAACTCCCCCAAAGACCAGAGAGGTGGTGCAGTGGTGCCGGCAGAGGGGCTACACGCCACCTGACCCCGAACCCCAGCGCAAGAACGATGACGAGTCCATTGAGGACATCCTCACCCAGATAGATAATGAGCCTG CAGAATGCCCATCAACACTGAGTGGCTACGAGGAGCTGGTGCTGCGGCTGGAGCAGATGCAAGCGCTGCTGAAGCCCGAACCCGAGGAGGACAATGAAATAGTGGATATCGTCACCATGACTCCACCTTGTCAGAAGCTGAAGGTCAAAGAGGAGGAGCAAGAAACCGACACCGAGCCCAAATTTTTTCTGGGCCCGTGTGTGTCCGCCCAGTTTGTCAGTGAAACAGCTCAGCAG ATCGGCGTGACCTTCCAACCTGTCGAGGTGGAAAAGAACGTGTTTGCTCCAGCTGTCGAGGCTATGATCCTGAAG GCTACAGAGCAGTTTGCCAGCGACATCCTGAGAGAAGCTCTGGCTGGGGCCTACGCCAAGTCCCCTCAGAACAG GGCTCCCAGAGAAATCACAGCCATGAATATCCACCAGGCGGTCTCCAGCATCCCCACCTGTGACTTCCTGACCAACACACACCTGGGTTACATGGCCAAGGACAGCTGA
- the yeats2 gene encoding YEATS domain-containing protein 2 isoform X1: MHSSKAKAVMSGIKRKIEDNDPDYEDVSLIQNSKRNKAAEHNAREATVQKIEAIIRKQFSLEMKNKEHEIDVISQRLNDARRMMDKLRACIVANYYANVGITKVSEHSSKSDPAVLNHPAIRRFLESPSRSSSPLNQGSETLSLGHSESEFLSHHGEGADRDGTWREDMSRHERRPGRNTGKDTFGVPSSVGAEQRVTYHTTGDEASRLYVKKTIVVGNVSKYIPPDKREENDQSTHKWMVYVRGSRREPSIDHFVKKVWFFLHPSYKPNDLVEVSEPPFHLTRRGWGEFPVRIQIHFKDPRNKRIDIIHQLKLDRTYTGLQTLGAETVVDVELHRNSFGQDYIHQPSSSNVMHRAASPTSGTSQSGRCTSPLSHDHSVDKGEIGKSAGSHSSGPTAGERTPTRPKASDRITLGSHGNSAFQPITSSCKIVPQGQSPSPAESPGKSFQPITMSCKIVSGSPISTPSHSPLPRTPTTSTPAHSKQSSSSVLNNPYIIVDKPSQVISMASSSAASTASPAAKPCSVQGTRSPGPKVHTGSFLPSGVKVIIKQEPGEVSTQQQQMVSTVTSQQQPATTAHQFVAVKGGHMISVSAQKQAAGATTSKMLGIPVSSTLQSAVKQVAISSGQILVAKGNPTVSKVVGGKQVLAQGVAKAIVSGTSGISGQQAATKAASGTSGKSGVMATLQLPANNLANLANLPPGTKLYLTTNSKNPSGKGKLLLIPQGAILRASSASQQSQSSSSASAGASQTSSSSSSSSSLPSNLSYTSYILKQTPQGTFLVGQPAQGSGKQSGSTSTGHTASSPALTQQAIRVTAGQKAAILAQVVGSSQGAQVKMSDGSVKTVTAASGHLSKPGTTTLRMTGGVITAASSTPGSISATAAAASSQQQQAAEGGKSASQHALLVAANQSAVISAAKSASAASSSTSKAAAATLVKGNSATMTKSSVGSAGAAVSVAKGVTNMPVVSMSKSATVGTVVGASKSSGTSLTTAASLVSSIAAGGGKTGAALSGMLKIHSGGSSSQQTVLTIPANQIKQLGVGTGSGGLQTIFMPVGKVVSKGSVSTSASSSATPGAAGAGASPSPTSQTPPSLALPLAQVKTEPGAGTAVTAGPSNPVTAPGHVASAAMTVKQEQGADSTAHDLINTEHIETMMQLLTAVVKKFPLIVPDKTEDSHPFCASSIEQYYSWNIGKRRASELQRAVAVKRVVQDVLDRSPRLQALTPPKTREVVQWCRQRGYTPPDPEPQRKNDDESIEDILTQIDNEPAECPSTLSGYEELVLRLEQMQALLKPEPEEDNEIVDIVTMTPPCQKLKVKEEEQETDTEPKFFLGPCVSAQFVSETAQQIGVTFQPVEVEKNVFAPAVEAMILKATEQFASDILREALAGAYAKSPQNRAPREITAMNIHQAVSSIPTCDFLTNTHLGYMAKDS; encoded by the exons ATGCATTCGTCTAAAGCAAAG GCTGTCATGTCAGGAATTAAAAGGAAAATAGAAGACAATGATCCTGACTACGAGGACGTTTCTCTTATTCAGAACAGCAAGAGAAACAAGGCAGCTGAACATAATG CCCGAGAAGCCACTGTACAGAAGATTGAAGCCATCATCAGGAAGCAGTTTTCCTTGGAGATGAAGAACAAAGAGCATGAGATAGATGTGATAAGTCAG CGACTTAATGATGCCAGGAGAATGATGGACAAGCTTAGGGCATGTATAGTTGCCAATTACTACGCCAACGTTGGGATAACAAAGGTCTCAGAG CATTCCTCTAAGAGTGACCCTGCCGTGCTCAACCATCCTGCCATCCGTCGCTTCCTGGAGTCCCCGTCccgttcttcttctcctctaaACCAGGGCTCTGAGACGCTTTCTCTGGGCCACTCAGAATCGGAGTTCCTCTCGCATCATGGAGAGGGAGCGGACAGAGATGGAACATGGAGAGAGGATATGAGCCGGCACGAGCGCAGACCCGGGCGCAATACGGGCAAA GATACATTTGGTGTCCCATCGTCtgtgggagcagagcagagggtgACCTATCACACTACTGGAGATGAAGCCTCTAGACTCTACGTTAAGAAGACAATAGTAGTGGGGAATGTATCCAA GTACATTCCTCCTGACAAGCGTGAAGAAAATGACCAGTCTACCCATAAGTGGATGGTGTATGTCAGAGGTTCCAGAAGAGAACCCAGCATAGACCATTTTGTGAAGAAAGTCTGGTTCTTCTTGCATCCCAGCTACAAACCCAACGACCTTGTTGAAGTCAG TGAGCCTCCCTTTCATTTAACACGTCGCGGCTGGGGTGAGTTTCCTGTGAGAATCCAGATCCACTTCAAAGACCCTCGCAACAAACGTATTGACATCATTCACCAACTAAAG CTGGACAGAACATATACTGGGCTACAGACTCTTGGGGCAGAAACT GTGGTTGATGTGGAGCTGCATAGAAACTCTTTTGGACAAGACTATATTCATCAGCCTTCCTCCTCCAATGTGATGCACAGAGCAGCCAGTCCCACCTCAGGCACCTCCCAAAGTGGTCGCTGCACTTCGCCACTTTCACACGATCACAGTGTTGACAAAG GtgagattggaaaatctgcaggGAGCCACAGCTCAGGCCCCACTGCTGGTGAACGCACCCCGACTCGACCCAAGGCCAGTGACAGGATCACCCTGGGTTCCCATGGCAACTCGGCTTTCCAGCCTATCACATCAAGTTGTAAAATTGTCCCACAAGGGCAGTCGCCCAGTCCTGCAGAGTCTCCTGGGAAATCATTCCAACCAATCACAATGAGCTGTAAAATTGTGTCAG GGTCTCCTATTTCCACCCCAAGCCACTCCCCACTTCCACGCACGCCCACCACCTCCACGCCTGCACACAGCAAGCAGAGTTCTTCATCAGTGCTCAACAATCCTTATATCATTGTTGACAAGCCAAGCCAGGTGATCAGCATGGCTTCCTCATCTGCTGCCTCCACAG CGAGCCCTGCAGCCAAACCGTGTTCTGTTCAAGGGACTCGTTCTCCAGGCCCCAAAGTTCACACTGGCTCATTTCTTCCATCTGGCGTGAAG GTTATTATTAAGCAAGAGCCAGGAGAAGtctcaacacagcagcagcagatggtttCCACAGTAACCAGCCAGCAGCAACCTGCCACTACAGCACACCAGTTTGTGGCAGTGAAGGGGGGTCACATGATCTCTGTGTCAGCCCAGAAACAGGCAGCAGGCGCCACAACTAGCAAG ATGTTAGGGATTCCTGTTAGCTCGACACTTCAGTCTGCAGTCAAACAGGTGGCTATTAGCAGTGGACAGATTTTGGTCGCCAAGGGCAACCCCACCGTCTCCAAGGTAGTTGGTGGGAAGCAGGTTTTGGCACAGGGAGTCGCTAAAGCCATTGTCAGTGGAACCAGTGGCATTTCTGGTCAGCAGGCTGCTACCAAAGCAGCAAGTGGTACAAGTGGCAAGAGTGGAG TGATGGCTACTCTTCAGCTGCCGGCCAATAACCTGGCCAATCTGGCTAATTTGCCCCCGGGCACCAAACTCTACCTGACTACCAACAGTAAGAATCCCTCAGGGAAAGGAAAGCTGCTTCTCATCCCTCAGGGAGCAATCCTCCGAGCTTCTAGCGCAA GTCAGCAGTCCCAAAGCAGCTCATCGGCAAGCGCTGGGGCCTctcagacctcctcctcctcctcctcatctagCAGTCTGCCTTCCAACCTCTCCTACACATCCTATATTCTTAAACAAACCCCACAG GGTACATTTCTTGTTGGTCAGCCAGCGCAGGGCTCAGGGAAGCAGAGTGGTTCCACCTCAACAGGTCACACAGCATCATCACCAGCACTTACCCAGCAAGCAATTAGAGTGACTGCTGGACAAAAGGCAGCCATACTGGCTCAG GTGGTGGGTAGCTCTCAGGGTGCACAGGTCAAGATGTCTGATGGCTCAGTTAAGACAGTAACCGCAGCATCAGGCCACTTGTCCAAGCCAGGAACGACCACATTGAGGATGACAGGTGGAGTCATCACCGCTGCTAGTTCCACCCCAGGCTCCATCagtgctacagcagcagcagcatccagccAACAACAACAG GCTGCCGAAGGTGGAAAGTCAGCCTCTCAGCACGCGCTACTGGTGGCGGCCAATCAATCAGCAGTAATCAGTGCAGCTAAGAGTGCCAGCGCTGCGAGCAGCAGTACATCAAAGGCGGCTGCAGCCACTTTGGTCAAAGGCAACTCTGCCACAATGACAAAAAGTTCCGTGGGTTCAGCGGGAGCTGCAGTAAGTGTTGCAAAAGGCGTCACCAACATGCCCGTCGTCAGCATGTCTAAGAGCGCCACGGTGGGGACGGTGGTGGGCGCCTCCAAAAGCAGTGGCACGTCGCTGACCACCGCGGCCTCTTTAGTCAGCAGCATAGCAGCGGGAGGAGGCAAGACTGGTGCCGCTCTGTCCG ggATGCTAAAAATCCACTCTGGAGGTTCAAGCTCCCAGCAGACAGTCTTAACCATCCCAGCCAATCAGATAAAGCAGCTGGGGGTTGGCACTGGATCTGGAGGGCTGCAGACCATATTCATGCCTGTTGGGAAAG TAGTGTCTAAAGGCTCAGTCTCcacttctgcttcctcttctgccacacctggagcagctggagctggagcctccCCAAGTCCTACCAgccagacccccccctcccttgcTCTGCCTCTGGCACAAG TGAAGACGGAGCCGGGTGCTGGCACAGCTGTTACAGCTGGTCCATCAAACCCGGTGACTGCTCCTGGTCACGTAGCCTCTGCTGCTATGACTGTGAAGCAAGAACAAGGGGCAGATAGTACTGCACACGACCTCATCAA CACTGAGCACATAGAGACCATGATGCAGCTGTTGACAGCTGTGGTGAAGAAATTTCCTCTGATTGTTCCAGATAAGA ccGAGGACTCCCATCCATTCTGTGCATCTTCGATAGAACAGTATTATTCCTGGAATATTGGCAAGCGCAGAGCATCAGAG CTTCAGCGAGCAGTGGCAGTGAAGCGCGTTGTCCAGGACGTGTTGGACCGCTCGCCCCGACTACAAGCTCTAACTCCCCCAAAGACCAGAGAGGTGGTGCAGTGGTGCCGGCAGAGGGGCTACACGCCACCTGACCCCGAACCCCAGCGCAAGAACGATGACGAGTCCATTGAGGACATCCTCACCCAGATAGATAATGAGCCTG CAGAATGCCCATCAACACTGAGTGGCTACGAGGAGCTGGTGCTGCGGCTGGAGCAGATGCAAGCGCTGCTGAAGCCCGAACCCGAGGAGGACAATGAAATAGTGGATATCGTCACCATGACTCCACCTTGTCAGAAGCTGAAGGTCAAAGAGGAGGAGCAAGAAACCGACACCGAGCCCAAATTTTTTCTGGGCCCGTGTGTGTCCGCCCAGTTTGTCAGTGAAACAGCTCAGCAG ATCGGCGTGACCTTCCAACCTGTCGAGGTGGAAAAGAACGTGTTTGCTCCAGCTGTCGAGGCTATGATCCTGAAG GCTACAGAGCAGTTTGCCAGCGACATCCTGAGAGAAGCTCTGGCTGGGGCCTACGCCAAGTCCCCTCAGAACAG GGCTCCCAGAGAAATCACAGCCATGAATATCCACCAGGCGGTCTCCAGCATCCCCACCTGTGACTTCCTGACCAACACACACCTGGGTTACATGGCCAAGGACAGCTGA